One Dunckerocampus dactyliophorus isolate RoL2022-P2 chromosome 18, RoL_Ddac_1.1, whole genome shotgun sequence genomic region harbors:
- the tcf20 gene encoding transcription factor 20 isoform X1, which yields MQNFSNSPAPHSLPAGFSGRGGGGPPYPTQPAEPQVSPRMADDYAGMQQQSLHRGLPHASQVSPMLAYNARNRGTVEPPPTQGNLHSGNGNNLYRKDTMDYYFSMGGKDRNRRGGLVYGSGFGYPNIDGHIPPQYRHSGSGSVLSSGVMSQYSVDYGPSTGSGGGSGAFSPRQYSVSQNAAMQAMTASQSRQPGQTFSPVHHGQQHRSYPTSVHRMTPQYPQYSPQAGASTGSSGMYSPPPQRYLDGTTNTSFDPKVNSSHSVNPSANSASGSVASNNMGPVENVQQRYLASNYAGYSPQTHPLLKQVTLQHHNSQHSSGVGYDSPLKMQQQGPSPGSVYGKHHQPSNPNIPIAASEELAKSPMHANSQQSQMHQNLSPISNPSPAASAVHSPSCSSTPSPLMGVSETYVNPSGPSHPPTSNVHSSHGHRLMQVVSQLSPTPNSNSSISSCGSSGSHKGHNLTTVGINSIPPTSCKKIGVGSGLGGSPVGKMQDAGLNSLNALSSQVANLPNTVQHMTLTDNMLLQKKGKDGQMQQATHGVPSLQPRSRNASAASSTGTAKDAVGVGDGAGLDPVTAEDSSYMSVGTSSETKTEQEDHLIEVEHTRRRQLSGASSGSEPYFYHTPSQTQAQTSVNAKTFTCKSPPKEIVSKANEDLVASSSASSSSECQPTETDLKSHSKPTVSSSRSCNIPPAQPNCVSHTSLVNNTPKGGHKKSTEVTNERIKTEHEDGVEKMEKGNSQMLRGGESITKYGQDKENRLHTASTAHNESEQKPASEEQQSVGVIVSARSEGSHFEKGKQPQDLCLKEKQAQSYLKESTSYNGEEGIDLSRYSSRYPKSNIEQVQNVAQFGSHKYSFVESTYGSDLSVMNKGRTGPAGVMESSSRDYQQSHSGYGPEHSKDMRSVTEAFGKKGQTAGTKGQEDNSQVHQFPSLLQEVLQGYNLDRRYGRPEQPFPAHIQVQQQFQTRYPYGLLENMRMADGGANDTLTQIGKPQHPNHRLENKPSFVMHPQSSMKSEAAITKILQNAAKNEGDFSEDNLPQASDTQPIQPKHINLADYSLPQRKMSNASTMSSAVQELLLQDPEPLKGCTGQTESQKSERRSVICDVSPNRRSTPERDRESNREREKNQSAASVIQQPFSSTASVNDLNKNDVLEKKVVKIETASKETGPNADFHGSGGTNETDMEYHSKSIVPNSDPYRHMPHPLSSNPLSSPPRRQSYLQGVDLSTGDANSFPGYRLADTRESNIMPHGSPHFPSHHPYHSLSLQTQANKLQMYPHPRGPLQHSHEINDWVKAMNRSAKDMMMMPVSSPGRHKVIPSEHRQRIIPQTDMHSEQHGTKTLLLQQSGYYDMKMWESTHPGREGTRVIEGDSCYRTQPPPPPSSVPGGSEGIFPYPKAHGPNPAEHEETKRPPCNSAKPQTDLTSARPQVQRQTKSGGPGETNPLILRRRVRSFISPIPAKRLLQDASQQRGATNSHHSPGAHTESNHHNEDESSCSDIPRLSSPLLSDNAFPKSLSPSSCNTKAFPPKKGRGLKLEAIVQKISPSVTKPASNADDGTNHYPGFTPTAIPTFSDSQDHDISHYPRVSGGDDAFMEDNRSINDMMPFRGVDETAYPCEPHQTTQTLKQKDFDFGLGASVVSASGEKEDFALLGPLPPPPPLPRPVQGSPPPSSSALSDIQHFTNTYQQLETRRGEQSAANLLRQKLQESGMGFDDYTGSDYYRTTSPHHSQSQGQALSRHQMSSARPNLSAQDSKSLDSTVPKGYFPSGKKKGRPVGSVNKQKRAQNQGQAQGLIQSQAQAQNTNLNSSQPPLTPITAAPIISETVPTPSSTEASATTSVLESKSTPPLTPPILTQVVKVDVESEPVQPEIEVKPVRRRRKGLKDEDGSPERRGRQRVRRGGPAATQSATRDETDTHLGAKGGNGANKAFLDPNLKGLFIPHIHVENKIPEIGAVCTIVNAEDDKLKGERSAVGGKAGVSGIDSLPAATLSSNLSKRESERREMDEVETTLQSGKALPSSGYVVSGPALTETKHSGRQLCCLCQKWANYKHLGDLYGPYYPAEYAAKLPKNQPQVRQCQTTTGTIKTGPNSDLGSNPLSTFQHSQTQQAPMSRPTVMSNCTVSLDSNLKSLSTAVRAASSLANNEDMTGQPSATAFSYTSSYSKNTSLTWDMNLDIRPIPKLKREPDFETEQQQFPTLQQQHPADEPQQRPQHRKLTSHPRFKRRHKSSEDSPRMVPSNSKASLPFQPPPPALDSLGPLAQLAQLPQMPMDPEELWVHEGCIVWTSGVYLVNGRLYGLQEALDGARETSCSYCEMVGSTLGCYSKGCTLRYHYLCAIESDCSLNEDNFSLRCPKHKVITDQLVWSTLPQAGYPGRPAGQIGVLGAVGERVRQ from the exons ATGCAGAATTTTTCTAATAGCCCTGCCCCCCATTCTCTCCCCGCCGGCTTTAGCGGGAGGGGTGGAGGAGGACCTCCATATCCTACTCAACCAGCAGAGCCCCAGGTCTCACCAAGGATGGCGGATGATTATGCAGGGATGCAACAGCAGAGCCTGCACAGAGGCCTTCCACACGCCAGTCAAGTCAGCCCCATGCTTGCTTATAATGCTCGAAACAGAGGGACTGTAGAGCCACCACCAACACAGGGTAACCTTCATAGTGGCAACGGCAACAACCTTTACAGGAAGGACACAatggattattatttttcaatggGTGGGAAGGACAGGAACAGAAGAGGAGGCCTGGTCTACGGGTCAGGATTTGGATATCCTAATATCGATGGACACATACCGCCCCAGTACAGACATTCTGGTTCTGGATCTGTGTTATCATCTGGAGTCATGTCACAATATTCAGTAGACTATGGGCCCAGTACTGGTTCAGGTGGAGGATCCGGAGCATTCTCTCCTCGTCAGTACAGCGTGAGTCAGAATGCTGCAATGCAGGCTATGACGGCTTCTCAGAGTCGCCAACCTGGACAAACATTTTCTCCAGTCCACCATGGGCAACAGCATAGGAGTTATCCAACCTCTGTGCACAGAATGACCCCTCAGTACCCACAGTACTCTCCACAGGCTGGAGCATCCACAGGGTCATCAGGAATGTACAGCCCCCCTCCACAGAGATATCTTGATGGGACTACTAACACCAGTTTTGATCCCAAAGTCAACAGTTCTCACAGTGTCAACCCAAGTGCAAACTCTGCCTCCGGTTCAGTTGCTAGTAACAATATGGGGCCAGTGGAGAATGTTCAACAGCGTTACCTTGCCTCAAATTATGCTGGATATTCCCCACAGACGCATCCACTTCTCAAGCAAGTCACACTACAGCACCACAACTCTCAGCACAGTTCAGGTGTGGGTTATGACAGCCCACTGAAAATGCAGCAGCAGGGCCCATCTCCAGGCTCTGTATATGGTAAACATCACCAACCGTCCAACCCCAATATACCTATTGCAGCATCTGAAGAACTTGCCAAATCCCCAATGCATGCTAATTCTCAACAAAGCCAGATGCACCAAAACCTCAGCCCAATATCCAACCCTTCCCCAGCTGCATCTGCAGTACATTCCCCCAGTTGTAGCTCCACACCTTCCCCTTTGATGGGTGTTTCAGAGACATATGTAAACCCCTCTGGTCCCTCCCATCCTCCCACATCTAATGTCCATAGCAGCCACGGTCATAGATTAATGCAGGTTGTGTCACAGTTAAGTCCAACGCCCAACTCAAATAGTAGCATCAGTAGTTGTGGTAGCAGTGGCAGTCACAAAGGTCATAACCTCACCACTGTTGGCATAAACAGCATCCCACCAACAAGCTGCAAAAAAATAGGTGTAGGATCAGGGCTTGGAGGCTCTCCAGTTGGGAAAATGCAAGATGCAGGACTGAATAGTCTTAATGCTCTGAGCTCCCAAGTAGCCAATTTACCAAACACAGTTCAACATATGACACTTACTGACAATATGCTCTTACAGAAGAAAGGGAAAGATGGACAGATGCAACAAGCAACGCATGGTGTTCCCTCATTGCAACCAAGGAGTAGAAATGCAAGTGCGGCCTCAAGCACGGGCACAGCTAAAGATGCAGTGGGAGTTGGTGATGGCGCAGGTTTAGACCCTGTTACTGCTGAAGACTCATCTTATATGTCAGTCGGGACCTCATCAGAGACCAAGACAGAGCAAGAGGATCATTTAATAGAGGTGGAACATACAAGACGGAGGCAACTAAGTGGTGCAAGTAGCGGGTCTGAACCATATTTTTACCATACTCCAAGTCAAACCCAGGCACAAACATCAGTAAATGCCAAAACGTTCACTTGCAAGTCACCACCAAAAGAAATTGTTTCAAAAGCAAATGAAGATCTTGTCGCTTCTTCATCAGCATCTTCCTCTTCTGAGTGTCAGCCAACAGAGACCGACCTAAAATCACATTCAAAACCGACAGTCTCCTCATCCAGGTCCTGTAATATTCCTCCTGCCCAGCCAAACTGTGTTTCACACACTAGTTTAGTAAATAATACTCCAAAAGGTGGCCATAAGAAAAGTACAGAAGTAACAAATGAACGCATCAAAACTGAACACGAAGATGGGGTTGAGAAGATGGAGAAGGGAAATAGCCAAATGTTGCGTGGTGGAGAAAGCATCACAAAATATGGCCAGGACAAAGAAAATAGGTTGCACACCGCATCCACTGCACACAATGAGAGTGAACAAAAACCTGCATCTGAAGAACAGCAAAGCGTTGGTGTGATTGTTTCAGCACGTTCTGAGGGAAGCCATTTCGAAAAAGGCAAACAACCGCAAGATCTCTGTCTGAAGGAGAAGCAGGCACAGTCTTACTTGAAAGAGTCAACTAGTTATAATGGAGAGGAAGGTATTGATCTGAGTCGGTATTCGTCTCGTTACCCCAAATCAAATATTGAACAGGTTCAAAATGTTGCCCAGTTTGGATCACATAAGTATAGTTTTGTAGAGTCAACATATGGCTCAGATTTGTCTGTGATGAACAAAGGAAGGACTGGCCCAGCAGGTGTAATGGAATCGAGTTCCAGAGACTATCAGCAATCTCACTCTGGCTATGGCCCTGAACATTCAAAAGATATGCGCTCTGTAACAGAGGCATTTGGGAAGAAAGGACAAACAGCAGGAACTAAAGGTCAAGAGGACAATTCGCAAGTGCACCAGTTTCCTAGCCTTTTACAAGAAGTTCTTCAAGGTTATAATTTAGACAGACGTTATGGAAGACCAGAACAGCCATTTCCTGCACATATTCAAGTTCAACAACAGTTTCAAACAAGATACCCATATGGTCTGTTAGAAAATATGAGGATGGCGGATGGTGGAGCCAATGATACTTTGACCCAAATTGGAAAGCCGCAACATCCAAATCACAGACTGGAAAATAAACCCAGTTTTGTGATGCATCCTCAATCCTCCATGAAGTCAGAGGCTGCCATCACCAAGATATtgcaaaatgctgcaaaaaatgAGGGCGATTTCTCAGAGGATAATTTACCACAAGCTTCAGACACGCAGCCGATCCAACCAAAGCATATCAACTTAGCGGACTATTCTCTTCCACAAAGAAAAATGTCTAATGCATCCACTATGTCGTCTGCTGTGCAGGAGCTCCTTTTGCAAGATCCTGAGCCACTAAAAGGGTGCACTGGTCAAACAGAATCCCAAAAATCGGAACGGCGCTCAGTCATCTGCGATGTGTCACCAAATCGACGTAGCACACCAGAAAGGGACCGGGAAAGTAACAGAGAGCGAGAGAAAAATCAGAGTGCGGCCTCTGTGATTCAGCAGCCATTTTCTTCCACAGCATCAGTCAATGATCTGAATAAAAATGAcgttttagagaaaaaagtggtaaaaatTGAAACAGCATCCAAAGAGACTGGTCCAAACGCTGATTTTCATGGCAGTGGTGGAACTAATGAAACTGATATGGAATATCATTCAAAATCCATTGTGCCAAATTCTGACCCCTACAGGCACATGCCCCATCCTCTGAGCTCCAATCCTTTATCATCACCACCAAGACGTCAGTCATATCTTCAAGGTGTTGATTTATCAACAGGTGATGCCAACAGTTTTCCTGGTTATCGGCTTGCTGATACAAGAGAAAGCAATATCATGCCACACGGCAGTCCTCATTTTCCTTCCCATCATCCCTACCACAGTTTATCACTCCAGACGCAAGCAAATAAGCTTCAAATGTATCCTCACCCTCGTGGGCcccttcagcattcacatgaaATAAATGATTGGGTGAAAGCAATGAACAGGTCTGCTAAGGATATGATGATGATGCCTGTTTCTTCCCCAGGAAGACATAAAGTCATTCCATCAGAGCACAGACAAAGGATAATCCCTCAGACAGACATGCACAGTGAACAACATGGGACCAAAACTTTGCTCCTTCAGCAAAGCGGATACTATGACATGAAAATGTGGGAGTCAACACACCCTGGAAGAGAGGGTACTAGAGTGATTGAGGGTGACTCTTGCTACAGGACGCAACCACCACCTCCACCATCATCTGTCCCTGGAGGTTCAGAGGGCATTTTCCCTTATCCAAAGGCACATGGTCCAAATCCAGCTGAGCACGAGGAAACTAAACGCCCTCCATGCAACTCTGCTAAACCTCAAACTGACTTAACCTCTGCTCGGCCACAGGTGCAGCGTCAAACGAAGTCTGGGGGGCCTGGAGAGACAAATCCACTTATACTGAGGAGGCGAGTTCGTTCTTTTATCTCCCCTATTCCTGCCAAACGGCTACTCCAGGATGCATCTCAGCAGAGGGGTGCCACAAATTCACATCACTCCCCTGGGGCACACACTGAGTCAAACCATCACAATGAAGACGAGTCATCCTGTTCTGATATTCCACGGCTCTCTTCCCCTTTGCTTAGTGATAATGCCTTTCCGAAATCTCTATCCCCATCAAGTTGTAATACGAAAGCCTTTCCTCCAAAGAAAGGACGCGGTTTGAAACTAGAGGCTATAGTTCAGAAAATATCACCAAGTGTTACAAAGCCTGCAAGCAATGCTGATGATGGAACCAATCATTACCCGGGATTTACTCCCACAGCTATCCCAACGTTTAGTGATTCACAGGACCATGACATAAGCCATTATCCTAGAGTTTCAGGAGGGGATGATGCTTTTATGGAAGACAATCGCTCAATCAATGATATGATGCCCTTCAGAGGAGTTGATGAGACTGCCTACCCATGTGAACCTCACCAGACAACCCAAACTCTCAAACAAAAAGACTTTGACTTTGGATTGGGAGCTTCTGTTGTGTCAGCGTCTGGTGAGAAGGAGGACTTTGCTTTGCTAGGTCCTTTaccacctcctccaccacttCCTCGTCCCGTCCAGGGTTCCCCACCCCCATCTTCATCTGCCCTCTCAGATATTCAACATTTCACCAACACTTACCAGCAGCTTGAGACAAGAAGAGGCGAGCAGTCTGCCGCTAACCTTCTTCGACAGAAACTTCAAGAGTCAGGAATGGGATTCGATGATTATACTGGCAGTGACTATTATAGAACTACCTCACCCCACCATAGCCAATCTCAAGGACAGGCTTTGAGCAGACATCAGATGTCCTCTGCCCGGCCCAATCTGTCTGCACAAGATTCTAAGTCGCTGGACAGTACTGTGCCTAAAGGCTATTTCCCATCTGGCAAGAAGAAGGGCAGGCCAGTTGGGAGTGTGAATAAACAAAAGCGCGCTCAGAACCAAGGCCAGGCACAGGGTCTGATCCAGTCACAAGCCCAAGCTCAAAACACAAATCTGAATTCTTCTCAACCTCCACTAACTCCCATTACAGCTGCCCCCATCATATCAGAAACAGTGCCCACTCCAAGCAGCACAGAAGCTTCTGCAACAACTTCTGTCCTAGAAAGTAAAAGTACTCCTCCTCTAACCCCACCCATTTTAACCCAGGTAGTAAaagtggatgttgagagtgaaCCAGTTCAGCCAGAGATCGAAGTCAAACCTGTGAGAAGGCGGCGCAAAGGTTTGAAAGATGAAGATGGCTCACCAGAAAGGAGAGGGCGTCAAAGGGTAAGAAGAGGAGGACCTGCAGCAACACAATCAGCCACAAGAGATGAGACAGATACACATTTAGGGGCAAAAGGGGGTAATGGCGCAAATAAAGCATTCCTAGATCCAAATCTGAAGGGCCTATTTATTCCACACATACATGTGGAGAACAAAATACCAGAGATTGGGGCAGTGTGCACTATTGTAAATGCTGAGGATGATAAGTTGAAAGGAGAGCGAAGTGCAGTTGGAGGGAAAGCTGGTGTGAGTGGAATCGATTCTCTTCCGGCCGCAACTCTTTCCTCAAATTTATCCAAAAGAGAATCCGAGAGGAGGGAGATGGATGAAGTGGAAACGACACTTCAGTCAGGAAAAGCACTCCCTTCATCTGGCTATGTTGTTTCCGGACCTGCTCTTACAGAAACCAAACACTCTGGCCGCCAACTTTGCTGTCTGTGTCAAAAATGGGCCAATTACAAACACCTTGGAGACCTTTATGGGCCTTACTATCCTGCTGAATATGCTGCAAAGCTCCCCAAGAATCAGCCCCAGGTTAGACAATGTCAAACAACCACAGGCACAATCAAAACTGGACCAAACTCTGACTTGGGCTCAAATCCTTTGAGTACTTTCCAACActcacaaacacaacaagctccGATGAGCAGACCCACAGTGATGAGTAACTGTACCGTTAGCTTAGATTCAAACCTTAAATCTCTTTCTACTGCAGTAAGAGCTGCCAGCTCCTTAGCTAATAATGAAGACATGACTGGCCAGCCCAGTGCCACTGCTTTCTCTTACACCTCCAGCTACAGTAAAAACACATCTCTAACGTGGGACATGAACCTTGATATCAGACCTATCCCAAAGCTAAAGAGAGAGCCAGACTTTGAGACAGAGCAGCAACAGTTTCCAACACTGCAGCAACAGCATCCAGCAGATGAACCCCAGCAACGACCGCAACACCGGAAGCTGACCTCACATCCTCGCTTTAAACGGAGGCACAAATCTAGTGAGGACTCTCCTAGAATGGTACCTTCCAACAGTAAGGCTTCGTTGCCCTTCCAGCCTCCACCGCCAGCTTTGGACTCGCTGGGACCGTTGGCACAACTTGCCCAGTTGCCTCAGATGCCCATGGACCCAGAGGAGTTGTGGGTTCATGAAGGATGCATCGTGTGGACCAGCGGAGTCTACCTTGTCAATGGGAGACTGTATGGCCTGCAGGAGGCACTCGATGGTGCCAGGGAAACG AGCTGTTCATACTGTGAGATGGTCGGCTCTACCCTTGGCTGCTACAGTAAAGGCTGTACACTTCGATACCACTATCTGTGTGCCATTGAATCAG ATTGTTCTCTTAATGAAGATAACTTCTCACTCCGATGTCCGAAGCACAAG GTTATTACTGATCAACTTGTTTGGTCAACTCTACCTCAAGCAGGTTACCCAGGGCGCCCGGCCGGCCAAATTGGTGTACTTGGAGCAGTCGGAGAGAGGGTGAGACAATAA